In Carya illinoinensis cultivar Pawnee chromosome 6, C.illinoinensisPawnee_v1, whole genome shotgun sequence, a single genomic region encodes these proteins:
- the LOC122312324 gene encoding heavy metal-associated isoprenylated plant protein 9 yields the protein MGEEAKQEQAKAAEAPPEQKKEEKTEEKKEEKPEEIKEEPKPPSPCVLYVDLHCVGCAKKVEKTIMGIRGVEGVEVDMVKNEVTIKGMVEPQAVCMKIMKKTKRRAKVLSPLPASEGEPIPEVVASQVSGLITVELTVDMHCEACAEQLKRKILKMRGVQTAVTELSTGKVMVTGTMEAEKLVDYVYRRTKKQARIVPQPQPEPEPEPEKKDENKEAEKPAEEAKPEEKPPEDQEAKKEDKVGGEESKELEAKKEGGGGEESSNVDNAVVEHEEGMKRMMYYYEPMYVMERIPPPQLFSDENPNACCIS from the exons ATGGGAGAAGAAGCTAAACAG GAACAAGCTAAGGCGGCAGAGGCTCCGCCAGAgcagaagaaagaagagaaaacagaggagaagaaggaagagaagCCAGAGGAGATCAAGGAAGAGCCAAAACCACCATCTCCATGTGTCTTGTACGTAGACTTGCATTGTGTTGGGTGTGCCAAGAAGGTTGAGAAGACCATAATGGGAATTAGag GAGTGGAGGGGGTTGAGGTAGACATGGTTAAAAACGAAGTGACCATAAAGGGAATGGTAGAGCCTCAAGCTGTGTGcatgaaaatcatgaaaaagaCGAAAAGAAGAGCCAAAGTCCTATCCCCATTACCAGCATCTGAGGGTGAACCCATCCCAGAAGTTGTTGCTTCCCAG GTTTCTGGATTAATAACAGTGGAACTCACGGTAGACATGCACTGTGAGGCCTGTGCTGAACAACTTAAGAGGAAGATACTCAAAATGAGAg GAGTTCAAACAGCCGTGACGGAGCTCAGTACTGGAAAGGTCATGGTTACGGGGACCATGGAAGCAGAAAAGCTTGTAGACTATGTCTATAGGCGCACCAAAAAACAAGCTCGAATTGTACCACAGCCTCAGCCCGAGCCTGAGCCCGAGCCCGAGAAGAAAGACGAAAATAAAGAAGCCGAGAAGCCAGCAGAAGAAGCAAAACCagaagaaaaaccaccagaaGATCAAGAAGCTAAGAAAGAAGACAAGGTGGGCGGTGAGGAAAGCAAGGAATTAGAGGCAAAGaaggaaggaggaggaggagaagaaagcAGCAACGTCGACAACGCAGTCGTTGAACATGAGGAGGGTATGAAGAGGATGATGTACTATTACGAGCCTATGTATGTGATGGAACGAATCCCACCTCCTCAGCTCTTCAGCGATGAGAACCCCAATGCATGTTGcatttcataa
- the LOC122312596 gene encoding uncharacterized protein LOC122312596 codes for MTANIAREMRWHKEQLPSDDGESMRHPADAESWKRFDEDYSWFAQNARNVRLGLASDGFNPFNNMAKPYSIWPVILVPYNLPPWLCMKDQFFMTSLIIPGPKSAGNDIDVYLQPLVDELLEFWEQGVPTYDASTKETFMLHAALMWTINDFPAYGILSGWSTKGRLACPACNEGTDANWLKYGRKHCYMGHCRFLPPDHMWRKRKNLFNGKEDHRRPPRVLEGSDIEAQLLMLGDVQFDVMHIEKNIFDNILSTLMNIPGQTKDNINSRRDLEIFGFRKELHLKYDGERVTMPHSMYTLHGEERKKFCEWLADVKFPDGFASNISHCVSVRDCRISGLKSHDCHVFMQRLLPIAVGGFLRPDIGLALTELCTFFKGLYVETKFTRVDRNIDGEAESNDGFKIFNQKVRPIGTAGNRQLSDKLLTEATWYILNNCAEIGPYLEEHYEKCRVHNPNSIDRTHHIEFPTWLKKRVQDQRITNPLDVADDLYALVCGPERWVASYTACIINGKRFHTKQRELRRRTQNSGVLVTGDENTNNVDFYGVINEIVELHYMGWRRVYLFMCDWFDVGDPRRGVRVDNHMTSINMDRTWYKDEPFVLACQASQCFYIKDIRAKGRWFVVQRYTNRNVYDIPSVPRVVEDIDGSTSDDDAYQETKESYDYAPLQCDACPVTTPLNRDDIEPILIEAQEGSSSVGQNLGVEDFIDDDMIDFGSGDASGDGENLDEEDFSTEDESLSD; via the exons ATGACTGCAAATATAGCACGTgaaatgagatggcataaagagcaacTACCAAGCGATGATGGGGAAAGTATGAGACATCCTGCAGACGCAGAGTCTTGGAAGAGATTTGATGAAGACTACAGTTGGTTTGCACAGAATGCTCGCAACGTTCGGCTTGGTCTCGCAAGTGACGGTTTCAATCCTTTCAACAATATGGCTAAACCGTATAGCATTTGGCCGGTTATCTTGGTACCATATAACTTGCCGCCGTGGTTGTGCATGAAGgaccaattcttcatgacatccctCATTATTCCTGGGCCAAAATCTGCTGGTAATGACATTGATGTTTACTTGCAACCGTTAGTCGATGAACTGCTTGAATTTTGGGAACAAGGTGTACCTACATATGATGCCTCCACAAAGGAAACCTTCATGTTGCACGCTGCTTTaatgtggacaatcaatgactttccagCCTATGGAATTCTTTCTGGGTGGTCAACAAAAGGAAGATTGGCTTGTCCTGCTTGTAATGAGGGCACAGACGCCAATTGGTTGAAGTATGGTAggaaacattgttatatgggacattGTCGTTTCTTGCCGCCCGATCACATGTGgcgaaagagaaaaaatttgtTCAATGGCAAAGAAGATCATCGCAGGCCACCAAGGGTTTTAGAAGGATCAGATATTGAAGCTCAACTGTTGATGCTTGGGGATGTGCAATTCG atgttatgcatattgaaaagaatatatttGATAACATATTGAGCACTTTAATGAACATTCCTGGTCAAACTAAAGATAATATCAATTCTCGACGTGACCTGGAGATTTTTGGATtcagaaaagaattacatttgaagtaTGATGGTGAACGTGTTACAATGCCACACTCAATGTATACATTACACGGTGAGGAAAGGAAGAAGTTTTGTGAATGGCTGGCCGATGTGAAATTTCCAGATGGATTCGCTTCGAACATCTCGCATTGTGTTTCTGTACGAGATTGCCGAATCTCAGGGTTGAAAAGCCATGACTGTCATGTTTTCATGCAAAGACTACTTCCTATTGCTGTTGGGGGGTTTTTACGACCTGATATTGGATTGGCCTTGACTGAACTGTGCACTTTCTTCAAGGGGTTGT atgttgagacgaaATTTACTCGAGTTGACCgcaacattgatggtgaagcCGAGAGTAATGATggcttcaaaattttcaaccagaaagtTCGTCCAATTGGTACCGCTGGGAACAGGCAATTATCAGATAAACTCCTAACTGAAGCAACCTGGTACATCCTTAACAATTGCGCTGAGATTGGACCTTACCTAGA GGAGCATTACGAGAAATGTAGGGTGCACAACCCTAATTCTATCGATCGAACACATCATATTGAATTTCCAACTTGGTTGAAGAAACGT GTTCAAGACCAGCGTATCACCAACCCACTTGATGTGGCCGATGATCTATATGCATTAGTTTGTGGTCCTGAACGGTGGGTTGCATCCTATACTGCGTGCATAATAAATGGCAAAAGGTTCCATACTAAACAGCGTGAACTTCGGCGCCGTACACAGAACAGCGGGGTGTTGGTAACTGGGGAtgaaaatactaataatgtagacttCTACGGTGTTATTAATGAGATCGTGGAGTTAcactacatgggttggcgtcgGGTGTACTTATTCatgtgtgattggtttgacgttggtgatcCAAGACGAGGGGTACGAGTTGATAACCATATGACCAGTATTAACATGGataggacttggtataaggatgaaccattTGTGTTGGCATGCCAGGCTTCCCAGTGTTTTTACATCAAAGATATAAGGGCTAAAGGGAGATGGTTTGTGGTGCAGAGGTACACGAACAGGAATGTATATGACATTCCATCGGTGCCAAGAGTGGTAGAAGATATTGATGGCTCAACAAGTGATGATGATGCATATCAAGAAACTAAGGAGTCATATGATTATGCACCACTTCAGTGCGATGCATGTCCAGTGACAACTCCACTGAATAGGGATGATATAGAACCTATCTTGATTGAGGCACAAGAAGGGTCAAGTTCGGTTGGTCAGAACTTGGGTGTGGAAGACTTTATTGACGATGACATGATAGATTTTGGTTCGGGAGATGCTTCTGGTGATGGGGAAAATTTAGATGAGGAGGACTTTTCCACAGAAGACGAGTCTCTATCAGACTAG
- the LOC122314255 gene encoding uncharacterized protein LOC122314255, with amino-acid sequence MPPPEPDREPSPVREPLPTGENIVTIVPPPNGENMGTVLTPPNGDNIEATAPTMTETNQEQPKRKRGPAKCIAFEMLRRQGKVLLKINDGETAPCCANSSMFTARLTQIVKQHCDMSYARWTDVPQAQKDELVDRVRADFVLDWDRENHRLTVLKQLRKRFNAFHHQLHKKYESFESHEEALATGCSMVDLNVWVTLCRRWGSDEFKKMARQNRENRKALYVNHTAGRKSFVRILEEKRAANADLVEFYKETHWSKKTGKVVTEATEATYKEMVERLDGLEPEQRTNEAAATVFREVLGSRPGYSRGLGEMVIPDSTRQRDREREKEYLAMIEKHKQDADNYKKDAENYRKDAEGYKTQLEAIEDEVMRLRERQNETDKLMKEFFLNFRGNTESLQSRGETP; translated from the exons ATGCCCCCACCCGAGCCGGATAGAGAACCCTCACCCGTAAGAGAGCCTCTGCCTACCGGGGAGAACATTGTTACTATTGTCCCCCCACCTAACGGAGAAAATATGGGTACGGTTCTCACCCCACCAAACGGAGATAATATCG AAGCGACTGCCCCCACAATGACTGAAACAAACCAGGAGCAGCCCAAACGGAAACGTGGGCCAGCTAAGTGTATTGCGTTCGAAATGTTGAGACGGCAAGGAAAAGTTTTGTTGAAGATTAATGACGGCGAAACGGCACCATGCTGTGCGAACTCATCCATGTTCACAGCAAGGCTAACGCAAATTGTAAAACAACACTGTGATATGAGCTATGCGAGATGGACCGATGTGCCACAGGCACAAAAGGATGAGTTGGTCGACCGTGTGAGG GCTGATTTCGTGTTGGATTGGGATCGGGAGAATCATAGGTTGACCGTCTTGAAGCAACTGAGGAAGAGGTTCAATGCATTCCATCaccaattacacaaaaaatatgaatctttTGAAAGCCACGAAGAAGCATTGGCCACTGGATGTTCAATGGTTGACTTGAACGTTTGGGTTACCTTGTGTCGGAGGTGGGGAAGCGACGAATTCAAG AAAATGGCTCGACAAAATCGGGAGAATAGAAAGGCGTTATATGTCAACCACACAGCTGGCCGGAAATCCTTTGTAAGGATCTTGGAGGAGAAG CGGGCTGCAAATGCGGATTTGGTGGAGTTCTATAAAGAGACTCATTGGTCAAAGAAGACCGGGAAAGTTGTCACCGAGGCAACTGAAGCCACTTAT AAGGAGATGGTTGAGAGGCTGGATGGTCTCGAGCCTGAGCAACGCACCAATGAGGCAGCAGCTACCGTATTTAGGGAGGTCCTTGGCTCTAGACCTGGATATTCAAGGGGGCTAGGAGAGATGGTCATCCCGGATTCGACAAGACAGCGGgacagggagagagaaaaagagtacCTTGCAATGATTGAAAAACACAAGCAAGATGCAGACAATTACAAGAAAGATGCTGAGAATTACAGGAAAGATGCCGAGGGGTACAAGACACAGCTTGAAGCAATTGAGGACGAAGTCATGAGACTTCGTGAGAGGCAAAATGAAACTGATAAGTTGATGAAGGAATTTTTCCTCAATTTCCGGGGAAACACGGAGTCTCTCCAGTCTCGTGGAGAGACTCCTTGA